ATTTAGACTGTTTGATCTTGAATCCGAATATGACTATGGTTCCAGAGCCGGTGTGTGGAGAATCTTCagattgttcaagaagtacaaTTACCCGCTCACTGGATACATTGTTGGTAAGGCTGCTGAAAGAAATCCAGAGGTTATGAAAGCATTTCTCAGGGATGGCCACGAAATCGCTTCTCATGCCTACCGCTGGATCCCTTACGCTGGATTGGAACCGGAAGTGGAGAAAGGATATATTATCaagcaattgcaagaacTCAAGAACATCACTGGTGAATACCCCAAGGGCTGGTACTACGGGAGACTTTCCACTCATGCCTTGGGTTTGGTTACTGAAGTATACAGAGAGCTCGGTATTCCTCTTGAATACATCAGTGACTACTACGGTGACGATGTTCCAAGATGGATCGAAGTTCCTGCGGAAAAAGATTtaccaaaagaagaaaagaagggTTTGTTATTGGTTCCTTACTCTTATGACTGTAATGatttcagattcttgaaCCCTAATGGTTTCAGATCCGATTCAGCTTTCTTGGAACACTTGATCAATGCGTTCACGACCTTGTATGAAGAAGCTGACGAATGTGGAGCAAAAATGATGACAGTTGGTCTTCATTGCCGTATTATTGGTAAGCCAGGCTACTTCCAATCGTTAAAAAAGTTTATTGAACACATTAGTCAATTTGAAGACGTGTGGGTTTGTCGTAGAATTGACATTGCCAATCATTTCAAGGAAACCTTCCCATATTCTCCTTCAGAATAAGTGTATAAATACAGAAAAAATTGATAATTAATGTTATTAGAAATTGTATGTATTCTATGAAGTCTGATCATCGATGTGTGGTCATTTGTGTAATCATATCTTCCTTAATCTGGTCCCAGAAATCATCATCGAAAGTGAAATTAAGAGAAGTATTGTCGAGAGAATGCTGCAGAATATTCGAAGTGTTCGATTTATATCCTTGCTCAATAGAACTGGCTCCATTTCCTGATTTACTTCCTCCATTATTGTTACCATTCTCGACTGTATCCGCAAGGTTATCAAACAACTCAGAATTGGATTTGGCTTCTGGTAGTCTCTCGGCAAAAACAAGAAGCAAACTCGAACAAGCTCGTATATCCTGCTGAATGTTAGACATGGCCGAGTCTCCTTGATTCCAGAGATAGTACAATAATGTCACTCCTGCTAGGAAAATGGTGTTAAGAGCATACAGACTGAAGCCTAAGATCGAGCctttgaaaagaactttGTACGCTCGACAAATACCGCCAGCTGCTAAACGACATTCTGTTAATGCTTGGTTTCTTGGAAGCCCTGGGAAAGAATCAGATGTAAGCTTGGGCAACAATAACATCAATCGAGCTCTATGATACAAGAGTAAGAAGTACTCGTAGCATTCTTCTCCTTTcaatacttct
This Scheffersomyces stipitis CBS 6054 chromosome 3, complete sequence DNA region includes the following protein-coding sequences:
- a CDS encoding possibe polysaccharide deacetylase (go_function hydrolase activity, acting on carbon-nitrogen (but not peptide) bonds~go_process carbohydrate metabolism); this translates as MQSTKALPYPDEVNIDKLQGTKYDFARDLIGYGEKSLDAKWPSGKKVAISFVLNYEEGGERSLSLGDDTQEFTLTTPSKGVPIPFRSFDLESEYDYGSRAGVWRIFRLFKKYNYPLTGYIVGKAAERNPEVMKAFLRDGHEIASHAYRWIPYAGLEPEVEKGYIIKQLQELKNITGEYPKGWYYGRLSTHALGLVTEVYRELGIPLEYISDYYGDDVPRWIEVPAEKDLPKEEKKGLLLVPYSYDCNDFRFLNPNGFRSDSAFLEHLINAFTTLYEEADECGAKMMTVGLHCRIIGKPGYFQSLKKFIEHISQFEDVWVCRRIDIANHFKETFPYSPSE